From one Salmo salar chromosome ssa09, Ssal_v3.1, whole genome shotgun sequence genomic stretch:
- the ilk gene encoding integrin-linked protein kinase isoform X1 yields the protein MDDIFTQCREGNAVAVRLWLDNTENDLNQGDDHGFSPLHWACREGRSSVVDMLIMRGARINVMNRGDDTPLHLASSHGHRDIVGKLIQCKADVNTANEHGNTPLHYACFWGQDPVAEDLVTNGAQVNICNKYGETPLDKAKPHLCEALQEKAEKLGQSLTKVPFKDTFWKGTTRTRPRNGTLNKAAGIDFKQLSLLAKINENQSGELWHGRWQGNEVVVKVLKVRDWSTRKSRDFNEEYPKLRIFSHPNVLPMLGACQSPPAPHPIIITHWMPYGSLYNVLHQGTDFVVDQTQAVKFALDIACGMAFLHTLEPMISRHSLNSKSVMIDEDMTARISMSDVKFSFQCPGRMYSPAWVAPEALQKKPEEINRRSADMWSFAVLLWELVTREVPFADLSNMEIGMKVALEGLRPTIPPGISPHICKLMKICMNEDPAKRPKFDMIVPILEKMQDK from the exons ATGGATGATATTTTTACCCAGTGCCGGGAAGGCAACGCAGTAGCTGTTCGCCTGTGGTTGGACAACACAGAGAATGACCTCAATCAGGG GGATGACCATGGATTCAGTCCTCTCCACTGGGCCTGCAGGGAAGGCCGCTCCAGTGTGGTGGACATGCTCATCATGAGAGGGGCTCGCATCAACGTCATGAACAGAGGAGATGACACGCCCCTGCACCTGGCCTCCAGCCACGGCCACAGAGACATCGTGGGCAAG CTGATCCAGTGCAAAGCAGACGTCAACACTGCCAACGAGCACGGCAACACCCCACTGCATTACGCCTGCTTCTGGGGTCAGGACCCAGTGGCTGAG GACCTGGTGACTAACGGAGCTCAGGTGAACATCTGTAATAAGTATGGAGAAACTCCTCTGGACAAAGCCAAACCTCACCTGTGTGAAGCCCTCCAAG AGAAAGCAGAAAAGTTGGGCCAGAGTTTGACCAAGGTCCCCTTCAAGGACACGTTTTGGAAAGGCACCACCAGAACTCGACCCC GTAACGGCACGTTGAACAAAGCAGCGGGCATTGACTTCAAACAGCTCTCCCTCCTGGCTAAGATCAATGAGAACCAGTCTGGAGAG TTGTGGCATGGACGCTGGCAGGGGAATGAGGTTGTGGTGAAAGTGTTGAAGGTTCGCGACTGGTCCACCAGAAAGAGCAGAGACTTCAATGAGGAGTATCCCAAACTCAG GATATTCTCCCACCCCAATGTGCTGCCAATGTTGGGAGCGTGTCAGTCTCCTCCCGCCCCTCACCCCATCATCATCACACACTGGATGCCCTATGGCTCCCTCTACAACGTGCTTCACCAGGGCACTG ACTTTGTGGTTGACCAGACACAGGCGGTGAAGTTTGCTTTGGACATTGCCTGTGGGATGGCCTTCCTACACACGCTCGAGCCCATGATCTCTCGACACTCTCTCAACAGCAAGAGCGTCATG ATTGACGAGGACATGACAGCCAGGATCAGCATGTCAGACGTCAAGTTCTCCTTCCAGTGTCCAGGCAGGATGTACTCCCCAGCATGGGTAGCCCCTGAAG CCCTGCAGAAGAAGCCTGAGGAGATCAACCGGCGGTCAGCAGACATGTGGAGCTTTGCTGTGTTGCTATGGGAGCTGGTGACCAGGGAGGTGCCCTTCGCTGACCTCTCCAACATGGAGATAGGCATGAAG GTGGCCCTGGAAGGCCTAC